One stretch of Thalassovita sp. DNA includes these proteins:
- a CDS encoding DUF1289 domain-containing protein — MKNRKSPCIDVCEFTGPSGWCLGCGRTREECARWKKMKPYEANIIEKELVRRMSKITQLPEEQ; from the coding sequence ATGAAAAATCGCAAGAGCCCATGCATCGATGTTTGTGAGTTTACAGGCCCTAGTGGCTGGTGTCTTGGCTGCGGCCGCACGCGGGAGGAATGTGCCCGGTGGAAGAAAATGAAACCCTATGAAGCAAATATTATTGAGAAGGAACTCGTCCGTCGCATGTCAAAAATAACCCAACTGCCCGAGGAGCAATAA
- a CDS encoding substrate-binding domain-containing protein codes for MMKKTATLLSSVVLTMALGTMSASADTKIGVLVPDSGPAGLFGPSTRNSAVLAAKQINANGGINGEQIELVFADVGVPPAEAAQAALRLWKGQGAEAFVGMHDSAVREALIGRFNGEVPYVYTPVYEGNSCADGLYITGETPSQQLEPVIPFLAEKEGVSKWYLIGHDYNWPRDTNALAKGFIADAGGEVVGEEYVPFTVGEFDSSLQRIQESGADAVLVTLVGGGSVGFNVSFAGFGLDDQAIRLGTLIEENTLAGIGADNANRLYSSSGYFSSIETDAAASFAADYSAAFGSDAPALNGLGQSAYEGLMLLAALTNKAGSLDVAAMDAAAEGTTWSTPRGDNTLIGRHMAQTIYLADGSGGAFNVVASFDNVPSSEACSN; via the coding sequence ATGATGAAGAAAACTGCAACCCTATTGTCCAGTGTCGTATTGACGATGGCCTTGGGAACGATGTCCGCCTCGGCCGACACCAAGATCGGCGTCTTGGTCCCGGACTCCGGGCCTGCGGGTCTGTTCGGGCCATCTACACGAAACTCTGCGGTGCTGGCTGCGAAACAGATCAATGCCAATGGAGGCATCAACGGTGAACAGATCGAATTGGTCTTTGCTGATGTCGGCGTTCCCCCGGCGGAAGCCGCTCAGGCAGCATTACGCCTTTGGAAGGGACAGGGTGCCGAAGCCTTTGTCGGCATGCACGATTCAGCCGTGCGTGAAGCCCTGATAGGTCGCTTCAATGGCGAGGTTCCCTATGTCTATACTCCAGTATACGAGGGGAACTCCTGTGCCGACGGGCTCTACATCACCGGCGAAACACCCAGCCAACAGCTTGAGCCGGTCATCCCCTTCCTGGCCGAAAAAGAAGGCGTGTCCAAATGGTATCTGATCGGCCATGATTATAACTGGCCGCGTGATACTAATGCTCTGGCAAAGGGCTTTATTGCCGATGCGGGTGGCGAAGTTGTCGGTGAAGAATACGTGCCGTTCACTGTCGGTGAGTTTGATTCATCGCTTCAGCGTATCCAGGAGAGTGGGGCCGACGCCGTGTTGGTGACCCTTGTCGGCGGCGGCTCGGTTGGGTTCAATGTCAGCTTCGCTGGCTTTGGCCTTGATGATCAGGCGATCCGCCTTGGAACCTTGATCGAAGAAAACACACTTGCAGGCATCGGGGCCGACAACGCAAATCGGCTCTACTCGTCCTCGGGCTACTTCTCATCTATCGAGACTGACGCAGCGGCGTCATTTGCCGCAGACTACTCGGCAGCCTTTGGCTCTGATGCACCGGCTCTCAACGGCTTGGGTCAGTCTGCGTATGAAGGTTTGATGTTGCTGGCAGCATTGACAAACAAAGCTGGTAGCCTCGATGTAGCCGCCATGGATGCTGCCGCAGAGGGCACCACATGGAGCACGCCGAGGGGTGACAATACGTTGATTGGTCGTCACATGGCTCAGACAATCTATCTTGCCGATGGCAGCGGTGGAGCATTCAACGTTGTCGCATCATTTGACAACGTGCCTTCCTCCGAAGCTTGCTCGAACTGA
- a CDS encoding GTP-binding protein codes for MKSLSLTSDVPLDLDKFQTWFGQLLQTRGQVILRSKGILDFKGEDDRFVFQGVHMLMDGSPMGSWPEGARQSRIVFIGRDLDTMGLEDGFNACRAA; via the coding sequence GTGAAAAGCCTATCGCTTACATCCGATGTTCCGCTCGACCTGGACAAGTTCCAGACTTGGTTCGGGCAGCTCCTACAGACGCGCGGGCAAGTCATTCTCCGCTCCAAGGGCATCCTCGATTTTAAGGGCGAGGATGATCGCTTTGTGTTTCAGGGCGTCCACATGCTGATGGATGGATCACCCATGGGCTCCTGGCCTGAAGGGGCGCGCCAATCGCGTATCGTCTTTATTGGCCGCGACCTCGACACCATGGGTCTCGAAGACGGCTTCAACGCGTGTCGCGCAGCATGA
- a CDS encoding iron ABC transporter permease has translation MSEAASTHPQAQSRVGVSSFLLGGVALLLVSLSFAVSVGAVPVPLGTVWGILLNKVSPGLIEQTWSQGREAIVWEIRFPRAILAMMVGAGLAMVGAGLQAVTRNPLADPHLLGISSGGAFGAILALLHTGLFIGLLTVPLLAFLGALGATAIVLSVSRFADAMSADRLVLAGVAVSFIIMACANVLIFLGDPKATHVVVFWMLGGLGLAQWSQLIYPLVVLVASASWLLSRSTELNAMTVGDETASTLGIPVARFRLSVFVAGALITGVMVAFSGIIGFVGLMVPHVARLLVGGDYRRVLPASAFLGAIFLLWADITARTIMAPEDMPIGIVTGLVGGVFFVWLLSRRQA, from the coding sequence ATGAGCGAGGCCGCCAGCACGCACCCTCAGGCTCAAAGTCGCGTCGGTGTGTCATCATTTCTGTTGGGCGGGGTGGCGTTGCTTTTGGTCTCCCTGTCCTTCGCGGTGTCGGTGGGGGCGGTCCCTGTCCCGCTCGGCACGGTCTGGGGAATCCTGCTGAACAAGGTCAGCCCCGGCCTGATCGAGCAAACCTGGAGCCAAGGGCGGGAGGCCATCGTGTGGGAGATCCGCTTTCCACGGGCGATCCTTGCGATGATGGTTGGGGCGGGGCTGGCGATGGTAGGCGCGGGCCTTCAAGCGGTCACGCGCAACCCCCTCGCGGACCCGCATTTGTTAGGCATCTCATCGGGCGGAGCCTTTGGGGCGATCCTGGCGCTACTGCATACTGGCCTGTTTATCGGACTTCTGACCGTTCCGCTGTTGGCATTCCTCGGGGCACTTGGGGCCACCGCCATCGTCCTGAGCGTCTCGCGCTTTGCAGACGCGATGAGCGCGGATCGCCTTGTGCTGGCCGGCGTCGCTGTATCCTTCATCATCATGGCCTGCGCCAATGTGCTGATCTTCCTCGGCGATCCCAAAGCAACCCACGTTGTGGTTTTCTGGATGCTCGGCGGCCTCGGACTGGCACAGTGGAGCCAGCTCATCTACCCGCTCGTCGTTTTGGTTGCCAGCGCCTCCTGGCTGCTGTCGCGCTCCACCGAACTCAACGCGATGACCGTCGGCGATGAAACTGCCTCTACCCTTGGCATCCCCGTCGCCCGCTTTAGGCTATCCGTCTTCGTGGCGGGTGCGTTGATCACCGGCGTCATGGTCGCCTTTTCGGGCATCATCGGCTTTGTTGGCCTGATGGTCCCGCACGTCGCACGCTTGCTGGTCGGCGGCGACTACCGGCGGGTGCTCCCCGCCTCAGCCTTTCTCGGTGCCATCTTTCTCCTCTGGGCGGATATCACAGCCCGCACCATTATGGCCCCGGAAGACATGCCAATCGGCATCGTCACCGGCCTAGTTGGTGGTGTCTTCTTCGTTTGGCTACTAAGCCGACGTCAGGCTTAG
- a CDS encoding TetR/AcrR family transcriptional regulator, giving the protein MVDYLGSTKSQRTRRHILEVAQRDASLMGIDSLTIGGLAQSCGLSKSGLNAHFGSKESLQVAVIDATAMRFRTDVGEQAFAKPPGHARLIAIMEYWIGWSQHPTRPGGCQLIAATFDFDGLEGIVRDTLQNWIEQWRAAIKAAVVEANVVESLNLDPDRTASLAFGLYMAQHMERLLLEDGTAAKRARNTWVAALEA; this is encoded by the coding sequence ATGGTAGATTATTTGGGATCAACTAAATCACAGCGTACCCGCAGACACATACTCGAAGTCGCACAACGTGACGCGAGTCTTATGGGCATAGATAGCTTGACGATTGGCGGTCTCGCCCAATCTTGTGGTCTATCGAAAAGTGGATTGAATGCGCATTTTGGGTCCAAAGAATCCTTGCAGGTAGCAGTCATTGACGCAACTGCAATGCGCTTTCGGACGGACGTTGGTGAGCAAGCTTTTGCCAAACCTCCGGGCCATGCGCGTCTCATAGCGATCATGGAGTATTGGATCGGTTGGTCGCAACACCCCACCCGACCCGGAGGCTGCCAATTGATCGCCGCTACATTTGATTTTGACGGCTTAGAGGGCATAGTACGCGATACTCTGCAAAACTGGATTGAGCAATGGCGTGCAGCAATAAAAGCTGCGGTTGTTGAGGCTAATGTCGTGGAAAGCCTCAACCTTGACCCTGATCGAACAGCTAGCCTCGCGTTTGGTCTTTACATGGCTCAGCATATGGAGCGGCTCTTACTTGAAGATGGAACCGCCGCAAAGCGCGCGAGGAACACTTGGGTCGCTGCGCTCGAAGCTTAG
- a CDS encoding helix-turn-helix transcriptional regulator has translation MNLTDQEANLIFSIMRDLSGEFDHSEVRRRVGQKMLELLRADYFASYVWDDATQKFVSCVQINMTDDNLRQYERYFQFHDPITPTLQNRRKATPVSEVMRHDSLVKTEFFNDFLKQDGLCYGMNFFAYDRGDNIGDLRIWRGANREDFTPRDAKIIDAVGPSLVNALIRARSAAEQLPSLRFVQIADGLGFTAREAEVADLLVLGLTDDEICEKLGFSKPTLRSHIAAIFRKSGLNRRTQLAQYLAEKNHHL, from the coding sequence ATGAACCTAACCGACCAAGAAGCTAATCTGATCTTCTCAATCATGAGAGACCTGAGTGGTGAGTTCGATCACTCTGAGGTCCGGAGACGTGTTGGTCAGAAGATGCTGGAGCTGCTCAGGGCGGATTACTTTGCCTCCTACGTCTGGGATGATGCCACGCAGAAATTCGTGTCCTGTGTGCAGATCAACATGACCGATGACAATCTGCGCCAGTATGAAAGGTATTTCCAATTCCACGACCCCATTACCCCAACACTTCAGAACCGTCGTAAGGCAACACCTGTCAGTGAGGTGATGCGGCACGACAGTTTGGTAAAGACTGAGTTCTTCAACGATTTCCTGAAACAGGACGGTCTTTGTTATGGCATGAACTTCTTTGCCTATGACCGGGGTGACAACATTGGCGATCTGCGGATATGGCGCGGAGCGAACCGGGAGGATTTCACGCCGCGTGACGCCAAGATCATAGACGCCGTTGGCCCAAGCCTTGTCAACGCTTTGATCAGGGCACGAAGTGCGGCCGAACAACTACCATCACTCCGATTTGTACAGATCGCGGATGGGCTAGGCTTTACAGCTAGAGAAGCCGAAGTCGCTGATCTTCTAGTTCTTGGGCTGACCGATGATGAAATTTGCGAAAAGCTCGGGTTTTCCAAGCCGACATTGCGAAGCCATATTGCCGCGATATTCCGTAAGTCAGGTTTGAACCGCCGCACCCAACTGGCCCAATACCTGGCCGAGAAAAATCATCATTTGTGA
- the iaaH gene encoding indoleacetamide hydrolase, translating into MTLDLEQLDATAAVEAFKDGSVAPAAYAEALAGRAAEYSNLNALQSFDPEYLIRTATEAFQAHPEAPLSGLPLVAKDNINTTNYPTSGGTKALLDHTPTNDADVVKRIIHAGGFIGAKSRMHELAFGITSNNAITGAVRNPHDSNMIPGGSSGGTAAAVAAGIFPAGLGTDTGGSCRIPAALCGVIGFRPTTGRYAGDGVVPISHTRDTVGPLARSVRDIALFDGVLSGDTSAIADAELAEFTIGVPRQMFYEDLDPVVAQAVETQLSSLSSQGAKLVEVSFEPIWPHNEAFSFPVVFYEVMRDLPAYLAKHAADVTFEALVAGIGSPDVAGAIGSQLGDDAMPEAAYRAAMEIHRPEMRRIYGKVFEDHGLDAIVFPTTPLPARPIGGDKTVDLNGEQAPTFPTYIRNTDLGSNVGAPGISLPCPVTSDLPVGIEFDALPGQDRSLLALAGAAEKGMAQ; encoded by the coding sequence ATGACGCTGGATTTGGAGCAATTGGATGCAACGGCGGCGGTAGAGGCGTTCAAGGACGGATCGGTCGCACCGGCTGCATATGCAGAAGCGTTGGCAGGTCGAGCGGCAGAGTATTCGAATCTGAATGCCTTGCAAAGTTTCGATCCAGAGTATCTGATCCGAACGGCAACAGAAGCGTTCCAGGCACACCCTGAGGCTCCTCTGTCGGGCCTTCCCCTCGTGGCCAAAGACAACATCAACACCACGAATTACCCAACCTCCGGCGGGACAAAGGCCCTGCTGGATCATACGCCCACAAACGACGCGGATGTCGTAAAGCGGATCATTCATGCCGGTGGCTTCATCGGGGCCAAGTCTAGAATGCACGAACTGGCCTTCGGGATTACCTCAAACAACGCAATCACGGGTGCGGTTCGAAACCCGCACGATTCAAACATGATTCCTGGTGGATCGTCCGGGGGAACCGCCGCAGCGGTCGCGGCAGGTATATTCCCGGCTGGCCTGGGCACCGATACAGGCGGGTCATGTCGTATCCCTGCGGCGTTGTGCGGCGTGATCGGGTTCCGCCCGACAACCGGGCGGTATGCGGGTGATGGTGTCGTGCCGATTTCGCATACCCGTGACACCGTTGGCCCTTTGGCCCGAAGCGTTCGTGACATTGCACTTTTCGATGGTGTTCTTTCCGGTGACACATCCGCCATTGCGGATGCGGAACTCGCAGAGTTTACAATCGGCGTCCCAAGGCAGATGTTTTATGAAGACCTCGATCCGGTTGTGGCTCAAGCTGTTGAGACGCAATTGTCGTCCTTGTCGTCCCAAGGGGCAAAGCTTGTCGAGGTTAGTTTCGAACCGATCTGGCCCCACAACGAAGCCTTCAGTTTTCCAGTCGTCTTCTACGAGGTCATGCGTGACCTCCCTGCCTATCTGGCCAAACATGCCGCCGACGTGACGTTCGAGGCACTGGTGGCAGGCATCGGGTCACCCGATGTTGCCGGTGCCATCGGCAGCCAGTTGGGCGATGATGCGATGCCCGAAGCGGCCTACCGGGCCGCCATGGAAATTCACCGCCCTGAGATGCGCAGGATTTACGGGAAGGTTTTCGAGGATCACGGGCTTGATGCGATTGTCTTCCCGACAACACCTCTGCCTGCAAGGCCCATCGGCGGTGACAAAACGGTCGATCTGAACGGTGAGCAAGCTCCAACCTTCCCCACATACATCCGCAATACCGATCTGGGGTCGAATGTCGGAGCGCCGGGAATTTCACTGCCGTGCCCTGTCACGTCTGATCTGCCCGTCGGCATCGAATTTGACGCTCTGCCAGGACAAGACCGATCACTGCTGGCCCTTGCCGGGGCAGCGGAAAAAGGAATGGCGCAATAG
- a CDS encoding ABC transporter substrate-binding protein yields the protein MKHIAFGAAALSFSASMAVADTTVRSCNRTVTFDAPPERAVSNDVNLTEMMLVLGLADRMIGYTGISGWKTLDEEMTAGVEELPELSAKYPSKEVIVGADADFFFAGWNYGMKVGGEVTPETLEPFGVQVYELTESCTHIMETEKASIDMMYADLMNLGTIFGVEDKAAELVDGYRAELAAFTSELETGEPLRVFVYDSGEDTPFTAGRYAMPTALIEAAGGVNIMDDFKKSWATVTWEEVVERNPEVVMIVNYGEVTAEQKREFMMSNPAFADLDAVKNDRFVTLEYVEATPGPRNIQAIKTLAEAFWTE from the coding sequence ATGAAACACATCGCATTTGGCGCAGCAGCGCTTAGCTTCAGCGCTAGTATGGCCGTCGCGGACACCACCGTTCGAAGCTGTAACCGCACAGTGACCTTCGACGCACCGCCAGAACGTGCAGTCTCCAACGACGTTAACCTTACGGAAATGATGCTCGTCCTGGGCCTTGCGGACCGCATGATCGGCTATACCGGCATCTCCGGTTGGAAGACGCTGGATGAAGAGATGACAGCGGGTGTCGAGGAACTCCCCGAGCTGTCTGCCAAATACCCATCGAAAGAGGTGATCGTCGGCGCCGACGCAGACTTCTTCTTCGCGGGCTGGAACTACGGCATGAAGGTCGGCGGGGAAGTAACGCCCGAAACGCTCGAACCCTTCGGCGTGCAGGTCTACGAACTCACCGAGTCCTGTACCCACATCATGGAAACCGAAAAGGCCAGCATCGACATGATGTATGCTGACCTAATGAATCTTGGCACGATCTTTGGTGTCGAAGACAAAGCCGCCGAACTGGTTGACGGCTACCGAGCAGAGCTTGCAGCCTTCACTAGTGAGCTGGAAACAGGCGAACCGCTGCGCGTCTTTGTCTACGACAGCGGCGAAGATACGCCCTTTACCGCCGGCCGTTACGCCATGCCAACTGCGCTGATTGAGGCCGCGGGTGGTGTGAACATCATGGACGACTTCAAGAAAAGCTGGGCGACGGTCACTTGGGAAGAGGTTGTTGAGCGGAATCCAGAGGTCGTGATGATCGTCAACTATGGCGAAGTCACCGCAGAGCAAAAACGCGAGTTCATGATGTCGAACCCCGCATTCGCCGATCTCGACGCGGTCAAGAACGACCGTTTCGTGACGCTAGAATACGTCGAGGCTACACCGGGGCCGCGCAACATTCAGGCGATCAAAACCCTCGCAGAAGCCTTCTGGACCGAATAA
- a CDS encoding DUF1636 family protein codes for MEPAIPILSICMTCRDGREDACDTRGGARLARRVAEKLARDSDPQMQLRGVQCMSQCKRSCIVSLAADGRFTYVFGELDPDEDTHVDALFELVSQYSNVPEGFLERKDRPDPLQASILGRLPPLETQSPLVSNLTLAET; via the coding sequence ATGGAACCAGCCATACCAATCCTGTCGATTTGCATGACATGCCGCGATGGCCGCGAGGATGCTTGCGATACACGCGGTGGAGCTCGTTTGGCTCGGCGCGTAGCCGAAAAGTTGGCCCGGGACAGCGACCCACAGATGCAGTTGCGCGGTGTGCAATGCATGAGCCAATGCAAGCGATCCTGCATCGTGTCGTTGGCGGCTGATGGGCGGTTCACCTATGTGTTCGGGGAGCTTGACCCTGACGAAGACACACATGTCGACGCACTTTTCGAACTGGTCTCTCAGTATTCGAACGTTCCTGAGGGCTTTCTCGAGCGAAAGGATCGGCCCGACCCACTGCAAGCAAGCATTCTAGGTCGGCTACCGCCACTTGAGACCCAGTCCCCGCTCGTTTCAAACCTAACACTGGCTGAGACATGA
- a CDS encoding ABC transporter ATP-binding protein has product MSLSGSSDAKLSRGAYLAVKDASWNAPRSRKPVLHPIRFDLSPGQVLGIVGPNGAGKSTLLRLLYRYHRPASGSVKIDGSDIWKVSARDTARKVAAVLQEQPTDFALTVREIVALGRTPHRTGFGGASSRRDANIIAGALERLDLGGLAERHLGTLSGGERQRVMVARALAQEPQLLILDEPTNHLDIRHQLEVLKLIRDLPVTIVTSLHDLNMAADVCDQVLLLDDGKAVGFGASQDVFSEIAISKAFHVTARREHLAPSNTKHMTFHL; this is encoded by the coding sequence ATGTCTCTTTCCGGAAGTTCCGACGCCAAACTCTCGCGCGGCGCGTATCTTGCCGTCAAAGACGCAAGTTGGAATGCACCAAGAAGTCGCAAACCAGTCCTGCATCCAATCCGTTTTGATCTCTCGCCTGGTCAGGTCCTCGGAATTGTTGGTCCCAACGGCGCAGGAAAGTCCACGCTTCTCCGACTCCTCTACCGGTATCATCGCCCTGCAAGCGGATCGGTAAAGATTGATGGCAGCGATATCTGGAAAGTTTCTGCGAGAGACACAGCGCGCAAGGTTGCAGCAGTCCTGCAGGAGCAGCCCACAGATTTTGCCCTGACAGTTCGCGAGATCGTTGCTCTCGGACGCACGCCGCACCGGACTGGTTTTGGGGGTGCATCAAGTAGAAGGGATGCCAACATTATCGCCGGAGCGCTCGAAAGACTGGATCTTGGAGGTCTCGCGGAGCGTCACCTAGGCACGCTGTCAGGTGGAGAGCGTCAGCGTGTGATGGTCGCCCGTGCGCTCGCGCAAGAACCGCAGCTTTTAATCTTGGATGAACCCACCAACCACCTCGACATTCGGCACCAACTTGAGGTTCTGAAATTGATCCGAGACCTCCCTGTGACGATTGTCACCTCGTTGCATGATCTGAACATGGCCGCAGATGTTTGCGACCAGGTGCTGCTGTTGGACGATGGCAAAGCTGTCGGTTTTGGCGCGTCGCAAGACGTGTTCTCCGAGATCGCGATTTCGAAGGCCTTTCACGTGACAGCGCGGCGAGAACATCTCGCGCCGAGCAATACGAAACATATGACATTCCATCTCTAA
- a CDS encoding TetR/AcrR family transcriptional regulator → MTMKEKILEAAEKRVRGVGFAEMSFRDLAKDVGIKSASVHYHFPTKPDLGEALVTRYAEQFKEELDRIDQIELGAALDAFVGLYSKALVLGESICLCAVMGAEAIGLPENVNARTKAFFEMNKAWLETLLTEHGVEHAAETANLIVAALEGGMIVASTSKNRAIFEQVAEAAIRRVAN, encoded by the coding sequence ATGACAATGAAAGAGAAAATTCTTGAGGCCGCCGAGAAGCGTGTGCGAGGCGTGGGCTTTGCCGAGATGAGTTTCCGCGATCTGGCTAAAGACGTGGGAATCAAAAGCGCAAGCGTGCACTACCACTTTCCGACCAAGCCAGACCTCGGTGAGGCCCTCGTCACGCGTTACGCGGAGCAGTTTAAAGAAGAACTCGACAGGATCGACCAAATCGAGCTGGGCGCGGCGCTGGACGCTTTCGTGGGGCTCTATTCAAAGGCGCTTGTGTTGGGTGAGTCCATTTGCCTTTGCGCCGTAATGGGCGCCGAGGCCATTGGACTGCCGGAAAATGTGAACGCACGTACAAAAGCGTTCTTTGAAATGAACAAGGCGTGGCTGGAAACGCTGCTGACCGAACACGGCGTCGAACATGCTGCTGAAACCGCTAACCTGATCGTTGCCGCCCTTGAAGGCGGCATGATCGTGGCTTCGACGTCAAAAAATCGAGCGATCTTCGAGCAAGTTGCAGAAGCCGCCATTCGCCGCGTTGCAAATTAG
- a CDS encoding WD40 repeat domain-containing protein yields the protein MIEEAVRTNPRRDGFASTQLEQEGLSLDTGAPVTGAAVVGSSIAAGLGDGTILIFEPDNPPKVVEAHHGAVLCITADPETNSIFTGGDDGRFLRTSLGGKVEEIASFGRRWVDCVAAGPKLFACSSGRTATVWSEGETQPRTFEHPSTVGGLAFDAKGRRLAVGHYGGATIWERGSRRWKSTNLKWKGSHGAVTFSPDGKCVVTSMNENALHGWRLRDKADMRMSGYPAKVKNFIWMGRAPFLATSGADEAICWPFDGKHGPMGRAPATCCYGGKQVCTAVTGMLGHDALLAGFADGAVLAGQASEDAEDFVVKGSSGSPIAALAITSDAWLFVGEESGRILWVQLGGGKK from the coding sequence ATGATCGAAGAAGCCGTTCGAACCAATCCGAGGCGCGACGGCTTTGCTTCCACCCAGTTGGAGCAAGAAGGTCTGAGCCTGGATACAGGTGCGCCAGTGACAGGTGCTGCCGTTGTGGGGTCGTCCATCGCGGCTGGATTGGGTGACGGTACAATCCTTATCTTCGAACCAGATAACCCGCCCAAAGTGGTTGAAGCCCATCACGGTGCAGTTCTTTGCATCACAGCCGATCCAGAGACAAACTCGATCTTTACTGGCGGCGACGATGGCCGGTTTCTGAGAACCTCATTGGGCGGCAAAGTGGAAGAGATCGCGAGTTTTGGGCGCCGCTGGGTAGACTGTGTAGCGGCTGGACCAAAACTGTTCGCTTGCTCTTCCGGAAGGACTGCCACGGTATGGAGCGAAGGCGAGACGCAACCGCGTACATTCGAACACCCAAGCACTGTCGGCGGATTAGCCTTCGATGCAAAAGGACGTCGCTTGGCCGTTGGTCACTATGGAGGTGCTACGATTTGGGAACGCGGCAGTCGTCGCTGGAAATCGACCAATCTCAAATGGAAGGGATCCCATGGGGCAGTAACTTTTAGTCCCGATGGAAAATGCGTCGTCACGTCAATGAACGAAAACGCACTACACGGTTGGCGTTTGCGCGATAAGGCAGACATGCGAATGTCTGGTTATCCAGCAAAGGTGAAAAACTTCATATGGATGGGCCGCGCACCTTTTCTGGCGACGTCTGGGGCCGACGAAGCCATCTGTTGGCCGTTTGATGGCAAGCATGGTCCGATGGGCCGCGCACCCGCAACCTGTTGCTATGGGGGTAAGCAAGTCTGCACCGCTGTCACAGGTATGCTGGGCCACGATGCGCTCCTCGCAGGCTTTGCAGACGGGGCGGTTTTGGCCGGTCAGGCATCTGAAGACGCCGAGGACTTTGTCGTGAAAGGTTCCAGCGGTTCGCCTATAGCTGCTCTCGCTATTACATCAGACGCGTGGCTTTTCGTGGGCGAAGAGTCTGGCCGTATCCTTTGGGTACAACTTGGCGGAGGCAAGAAATGA
- a CDS encoding Fur family transcriptional regulator, with amino-acid sequence MEKRSKRITHADRVLNYLQSQDRPVSAYDILEGLRGDGVTASTTVYRALEKLLDAGKVHRIESLNAWTVCCGGHDGKTPVFAICDDCGTVTEHVDDDFADSIAGLSKRTGFAPNHSVLELHGRCNDCSTSAPSH; translated from the coding sequence GTGGAGAAACGCTCAAAGCGCATCACTCATGCGGATCGTGTACTCAACTATTTGCAGTCTCAGGATCGCCCCGTATCCGCCTACGATATTTTGGAAGGGCTCCGAGGAGACGGCGTGACTGCGTCGACAACAGTCTATCGCGCACTGGAGAAGCTACTAGATGCGGGGAAAGTCCACAGGATCGAGTCTCTCAACGCGTGGACTGTGTGCTGCGGCGGGCATGACGGAAAGACGCCGGTTTTTGCCATATGCGATGACTGCGGAACTGTGACCGAGCATGTCGATGACGACTTTGCAGACAGTATTGCGGGCTTGTCCAAGCGAACAGGCTTCGCCCCTAATCATTCAGTTCTCGAACTTCACGGCCGCTGCAATGACTGCAGTACATCCGCGCCCTCCCATTGA
- a CDS encoding DJ-1/PfpI family protein: MNIAIVLYPGFTALDVLGPYEVLKMLPGVDLRFVAKTPGPIATDRGILIVGATHSFDETLNPDLVLVPGSEAQTGVAAGDGALSKWLCSVHDGTRITASICSGAVILAASGLLKNKPATTHWAAMDPLKRLGAKPQPSERIVRSGKVWTAAGVSAGIDLAFALVEELFDRETAELIQLMIEYDPQPPQNAGHMDKANEAVSAAARAEMARLSRNPMNGVAVGKVVWRKALDKARKTSRRRFTV, encoded by the coding sequence ATGAATATTGCAATCGTCCTTTACCCTGGCTTTACTGCCCTTGATGTGCTGGGACCTTATGAGGTCCTAAAGATGCTGCCCGGCGTTGATTTACGTTTCGTTGCAAAAACACCGGGACCAATTGCTACTGATCGTGGTATTTTGATTGTTGGAGCAACTCATAGCTTCGACGAAACTCTCAATCCAGACCTCGTACTGGTGCCCGGATCGGAAGCGCAGACCGGTGTGGCTGCCGGTGATGGTGCGCTTTCAAAATGGCTCTGTTCTGTCCATGATGGAACCCGCATCACTGCTTCAATCTGCTCAGGCGCAGTAATTCTAGCTGCATCTGGCTTGCTCAAAAATAAACCGGCCACTACGCACTGGGCAGCAATGGACCCTCTCAAAAGGCTTGGTGCCAAACCCCAGCCATCAGAGCGCATTGTGCGGTCTGGTAAGGTGTGGACTGCGGCGGGTGTTTCGGCTGGCATCGATCTCGCCTTTGCACTCGTGGAAGAGTTATTTGATCGCGAAACAGCGGAACTCATTCAACTCATGATCGAATATGATCCTCAGCCACCTCAGAATGCGGGTCACATGGACAAGGCCAACGAGGCGGTATCAGCGGCAGCGCGGGCGGAAATGGCTCGCCTTTCGCGCAATCCGATGAACGGTGTTGCTGTTGGAAAAGTAGTTTGGCGGAAAGCTTTGGACAAAGCACGAAAAACAAGCCGGAGAAGATTCACAGTATAA